A genome region from Euphorbia lathyris chromosome 4, ddEupLath1.1, whole genome shotgun sequence includes the following:
- the LOC136226869 gene encoding peroxidase P7-like → MASSSSLKAFVALCLLLVSSTNAQLSTSFYSKSCPNLSSTVKPIIQSAINKEKRIGASIVRLFFHDCFVNGCDGSILLDDTSSFRGEKSANPNRNSVRGFEVIDSIKTAVEKACPGVVSCADILAIAARDSTAILGGPSWNVKVGRRDARSASLSAANNDIPAPTDNLNQLISRFSALGLSTRDLVALSGAHTIGQARCANIRARIYNETTIDTSFAQTRRSNCPTTGGDNNLSPLDLQTPTSFDNKYFNNLVNQKGLLHSDQQLFTGSGSTSSIVSSYSNCQNTFFSDFISAMIKMGDISPLTGSQGEIRRNCRMLNKFGVYDL, encoded by the exons atggcttcttcttcttctttgaaagCTTTTGTAGCTTTGTGTCTCCTTCTTGTTAGCTCTACCAATGCTCAACTTTCAACTAGTTTTTACTCCAAATCTTGCCCGAACCTTTCCTCGACGGTGAAACCTATTATTCAATCCGCTATTAATAAAGAGAAACGTATTGGTGCATCCATCGTTCGTTTGTTCTTCCACGACTGCTTTGTCAAT GGATGTGATGGATCAATTCTACTAGACGACACATCATCATTCAGAGGAGAGAAAAGTGCAAATCCAAATAGAAATTCAGTAAGAGGATTTGAAGTAATTGATAGCATAAAAACAGCAGTAGAGAAGGCATGTCCAGGTGTTGTTTCTTGTGCTGATATTTTAGCCATTGCTGCTAGAGACTCCACTGCTATT CTTGGAGGACCAAGTTGGAATGTAAAAGTAGGAAGAAGAGATGCAAGAAGTGCAAGTCTTTCAGCTGCTAATAATGATATTCCAGCTCCAACTGATAACTTGAATCAACTTATTTCAAGATTCAGTGCTCTTGGTCTTTCTACTAGAGATTTGGTTGCTCTTTCTG gaGCACATACAATTGGACAAGCAAGGTGCGCAAACATCAGAGCAAGAATATACAATGAAACAACAATAGACACATCATTTGCACAAACAAGAAGATCAAACTGTCCTACAACGGGAGGAGACAACAACTTATCCCCACTTGATTTACAGACACCAACTTCATTTGACAACAAATATTTTAACAATCTAGTCAACCAAAAAGGTCTTCTTCATTCTGACCAGCAATTATTCACTGGATCAGGATCTACCAGTTCCATTGTGAGCTCATACAGCAATTGTCAAAACACCTTCTTTTCTGACTTTATTTCTGCCATGATTAAGATGGGTGATATTAGCCCTCTTACGGGATCTCAAGGAGAGATTAGAAGAAATTGCAGAATGCTTAATAAATTTGGGGTTTATGATCTTTAA